Below is a genomic region from Demequina sp..
TCCAGTTCGGCGCGCCTCACCTGTGGAGCGCGGAGGACCCGTTCCTGTACACGCTTGTGCTCGAGGTGATCGACGACAAGGGTGAGGTCACGGAGGTGGTGACCCAGTCCGTCGGGCTGCGGCGTGTGCAGATCGTGGACGGAATCTTCCTCGTGAACGGCAAGCGCGTGGTGTTCCACGGCGTGAACCGGCACGAGTTCGGCCGCAACGGGCGCGCGATGACCGCGGACGAGATCGAAGAGGACATCCGCATCATCAAGCGCGGAAACATCGACGCGGTGCGCACCAGCCACTACCCAAACTCGAGCGCGTTCTACGCACTGTGCGACCGCTACGGCCTCTACGTCATCGACGAGATGAATCTCGAGACCCACGCGATGTGGGACCGCATCGCGATGGGGGGCGCTCCGATCGAGGAGGCGCTTCCCGGCGACAGGCCGGAGTGGCGCGCGGCCCTGTTGGACCGCGCGGAGAGCATGGTCGAGCGGGACAAGAACCACCCGAGCGTGGTCATCTGGTCGTGCGGCAACGAGTCCTACGGGGGCGGGCTGCTGCTCGAGGTCTCCGAGTACTTCCACAAGGCCGATTCCTCGCGTCCCGTGCATTACGAGGGCGTTCAGTGGGACACGCGCTTTCCGCACACCTCGGACATCACGAGCCAGATGTACACGCCGGCCGCGGACATCGAGGCGCACCTGGCGGTGCACAGGGACAAGCCGTTCATCCTGTGCGAGTACGCGCACTCGATGGGCAACTCGTTCGGCGCCGTGGACAAGTACCTGGACCTCGCCGACCGGGAGCCGCACTTCCAGGGCGGCTTCATCTGGGACTTCGCGGACCAGGCGCTTCCCCTCGTTGACCGTTACGGAGTCCCCTTTGAGGGCTACGGCGGCGACTTCGGCGAGGCCCCCACCGACTACGACTTCAGCGCGAACGGCATCGTCTTCGCCGACCGCTCCACCAAGCCCGCCTACGAGGAGATGCGGTACCTCTACCAGCCCTTCCGCACGCGAATCGACTCGGAAGGCGTGACGATCGAGAACCGGCGCCTGTTCACCAGCACGGGTGACGTCGACCTGCGCGTAGAGCTGGCCCGGGAGGGCGAGTCGCTCGCGATCGTCGTGACCGACACCGCCGTGGCGGCGGGCAGCAGCGAGACCTATCCGCTTCCCTTCGCTCTGCCCACCGACGGCGGCGAGTTTACCGTGACGGCCGAGTATCGGCTGCGCGCGGCCACCGCCTGGGCGCCCGCTGGCTATGTGGTCGGCTGGCAGCAGGAGGTCTTCACGCCCGACGCCGCCTCGGCTCCCGTAGGCGCCTCACCGCCGCCGCGGGTCGCGAACGGGATTCACAACGTGGGCGTGCACGGCGAGAACTTCTCCGCCCTCTTCTCCCGCCTCTATGGCACCCTCGTCTCCTACCGCATTGGAAGCCCCGATGGGGGCGGTACGGAGCTGCTGCGGGATCGTCCCTTCCCCAGCTTCTGGCATGCCCCGACTTCTAATGAGCGCGGTTGGGGCATGCCAGCGCGGGACGGTCACTGGCTGCTGGCCTCGCGCTACGCACAACCGCGGCGCGGCGCCCAGTGGCCCACGGTGATGCAGCACGAGGACTCCGTTGAACTTGGCTTC
It encodes:
- a CDS encoding DUF4981 domain-containing protein, which translates into the protein MIFDVRRISDPEFINHNRLPAHSDHRWFRDRGEADAGTSGFEQSLNGAWKFHFAANPGATVPGFERPGFDVEAWEEIAVPGHIQLQGHDRPQYSNVQYPWDGLEEVTPGEVPQVWNPVGSYVRDFELDAPLGDGERLSVMFHGAESGIAVWCNGTYVGWATDSFTPSEFDLTPHLSEGANRLAAQVFKWTSGSWLEDQDFFRFSGIFRDVVLYRRPAAHLEDIRVTTTLSDDFGGAEVAIDLRLAGSGTVRATLEGVGQLSDAGASRLAVQFGAPHLWSAEDPFLYTLVLEVIDDKGEVTEVVTQSVGLRRVQIVDGIFLVNGKRVVFHGVNRHEFGRNGRAMTADEIEEDIRIIKRGNIDAVRTSHYPNSSAFYALCDRYGLYVIDEMNLETHAMWDRIAMGGAPIEEALPGDRPEWRAALLDRAESMVERDKNHPSVVIWSCGNESYGGGLLLEVSEYFHKADSSRPVHYEGVQWDTRFPHTSDITSQMYTPAADIEAHLAVHRDKPFILCEYAHSMGNSFGAVDKYLDLADREPHFQGGFIWDFADQALPLVDRYGVPFEGYGGDFGEAPTDYDFSANGIVFADRSTKPAYEEMRYLYQPFRTRIDSEGVTIENRRLFTSTGDVDLRVELAREGESLAIVVTDTAVAAGSSETYPLPFALPTDGGEFTVTAEYRLRAATAWAPAGYVVGWQQEVFTPDAASAPVGASPPPRVANGIHNVGVHGENFSALFSRLYGTLVSYRIGSPDGGGTELLRDRPFPSFWHAPTSNERGWGMPARDGHWLLASRYAQPRRGAQWPTVMQHEDSVELGFEYDLPTSPPSTSTVAYRVFGDGRVEVHVTLDPGEGLLAPPEFGFPITVDASVRRWRWYGDGPHESYADRRGSARLGVWEADVHDALTPYVRPQESGSRTGVRWAEVVDDHGVGLRFECAEGMEFSALPWTPHEVENALHPNELPPIHRTTVRPALARRGVGGDNSWGAMTHPEFELPTGPLSFRFSFQGVQGR